A window of the Glaciimonas sp. CA11.2 genome harbors these coding sequences:
- a CDS encoding RNA polymerase sigma factor: MTQYLAKEIELSSTELQPAQLKIWLAAVAQKDASAFRSLYDATSSKLFGFALRILVKREAAEEVLQESFINIWNSAGSYQPGLAAPMTWMTTIVRNKAFDILRRTDHDVEIDADTFDKEVITAMESADPTPLEALQLSADSKALAGCLAKLEGLHRQAIALSFFHDLSHSEVADQMKLPIGTIKTWIRRGLERLRTCLGKLEQN, encoded by the coding sequence ATGACCCAATATCTTGCGAAGGAAATCGAATTGTCTTCTACTGAACTACAACCGGCGCAACTGAAAATCTGGCTTGCCGCCGTTGCCCAAAAAGACGCCAGCGCCTTCCGTTCTCTCTACGACGCAACATCATCGAAACTGTTTGGCTTCGCGCTACGTATATTAGTTAAGCGTGAAGCGGCAGAAGAGGTTTTACAAGAAAGTTTCATCAACATTTGGAACAGTGCCGGTAGTTATCAACCCGGCCTTGCGGCTCCCATGACGTGGATGACGACAATCGTACGCAATAAAGCCTTCGATATTTTGCGCCGCACTGACCATGACGTTGAAATTGATGCGGATACTTTTGACAAAGAGGTCATTACCGCCATGGAAAGTGCAGATCCAACGCCGTTAGAAGCGCTGCAGCTGAGCGCCGATTCAAAAGCGCTCGCGGGCTGCCTGGCAAAACTCGAGGGCTTGCACCGACAAGCGATAGCATTATCTTTTTTTCATGATCTCTCGCACAGCGAGGTAGCAGATCAAATGAAGCTCCCCATCGGGACCATTAAAACTTGGATCCGGCGAGGATTAGAGCGATTACGGACCTGCCTAGGCAAGCTGGAGCAAAATTAA
- the clsB gene encoding cardiolipin synthase ClsB, which yields MRAVNFTADNHIDLLQSGAEFFPALIAAINGARDEVYLETYIFAADATAQRVKAALMEAAKRGVAVRVVTDWLGTGRAHNTLLTEEFLGTPIKHRIFNPWFRRGVVRTHRKLCVVDHQIAFVGGININDDMFTDDARHLPLPAPRWDFSIRIVGPLVPTIHAELEAQWMRMGGIKLRARWDEFKRARVKINMASHGAASAGLVIRDNLRNRRTIQRAYMQALGHARESALLANPYFAPGRKLRQALVSAAQRGVKVTLLLGVGHYRLQDAVTHSYYPKLLKAGVRIVEYRKTALHAKVAVVDDEWATVGSSNYDGLSLLVNQEANVVIRDAKFADLLRQKIEAGIADGVEVQSAEFGHRSWSRRLWYGSAFFVYRFAMRIMTIGNNH from the coding sequence GACGAGGTCTATCTGGAAACGTATATTTTTGCGGCCGATGCCACCGCCCAACGGGTTAAGGCGGCGTTGATGGAAGCAGCAAAAAGAGGCGTTGCGGTCAGAGTGGTGACCGACTGGCTTGGCACTGGGCGTGCACATAACACTTTATTAACGGAAGAGTTTCTTGGCACGCCCATCAAACATCGCATCTTTAACCCTTGGTTCCGTCGCGGGGTGGTGCGCACTCATCGTAAATTGTGCGTGGTCGATCACCAGATCGCGTTCGTCGGCGGCATTAATATTAATGACGATATGTTCACCGATGATGCGCGACATTTGCCATTGCCTGCCCCGCGCTGGGATTTTTCTATCCGCATTGTGGGGCCTCTTGTGCCAACAATACATGCCGAATTGGAGGCACAATGGATGCGTATGGGTGGGATAAAATTACGTGCACGGTGGGATGAGTTTAAGCGTGCACGCGTAAAGATAAACATGGCGTCGCATGGGGCCGCATCGGCAGGGTTAGTCATTCGCGACAATTTACGCAATCGACGAACGATTCAACGTGCTTACATGCAGGCATTGGGGCATGCACGCGAAAGCGCTTTGTTAGCGAATCCTTACTTTGCACCGGGCCGTAAATTACGCCAGGCCTTAGTTTCTGCTGCACAGCGCGGTGTCAAGGTGACTTTGCTACTCGGCGTCGGACATTATCGTCTGCAGGATGCGGTGACGCACTCGTATTATCCCAAGTTACTCAAAGCGGGCGTCAGAATCGTCGAATATCGCAAGACCGCGCTACACGCTAAAGTCGCTGTGGTGGATGACGAATGGGCCACCGTGGGATCGAGTAATTACGACGGTTTGAGTCTATTGGTGAATCAGGAGGCGAATGTCGTCATTCGAGATGCAAAATTTGCAGATTTGTTGCGCCAGAAAATCGAAGCGGGTATCGCGGATGGTGTAGAGGTGCAATCAGCTGAATTCGGGCACAGATCGTGGAGTCGGCGGCTGTGGTACGGATCAGCTTTTTTCGTCTATCGCTTTGCGATGCGAATTATGACGATAGGTAATAATCACTAA
- the petA gene encoding ubiquinol-cytochrome c reductase iron-sulfur subunit, translating to MSIEKQVDSSRRGLLVATCAVGGVAGLATAGAFVSTFQPSERAKAAGAPVEVDISGINPGEMKVFEWRGKPVWIMKRTPEQMKGLEHTASEVADPESLKPYTMDLPDYCKNKANNRGHVGHESTLVLVGICPHLGCSPSSKFAPGAQPSLPDDWEGGFLCPCHGSTFDLAGRVFKNKPAPNNLDVPRHMYLSDTRILIGKDEKGEA from the coding sequence ATGAGTATCGAAAAGCAGGTCGATTCAAGTCGACGTGGTTTGCTCGTCGCTACGTGTGCGGTGGGTGGTGTGGCAGGTTTGGCCACAGCGGGGGCCTTTGTGTCTACCTTCCAGCCGTCTGAGCGCGCTAAAGCCGCAGGAGCACCAGTAGAAGTAGATATTTCCGGTATTAACCCCGGAGAGATGAAAGTGTTCGAATGGCGCGGTAAGCCAGTGTGGATCATGAAACGTACGCCGGAGCAAATGAAGGGACTCGAACATACCGCTTCTGAAGTCGCCGATCCGGAATCGCTCAAGCCCTATACAATGGATCTTCCCGACTATTGTAAAAACAAAGCAAATAATCGTGGTCACGTCGGCCATGAATCCACATTGGTGCTGGTTGGTATTTGCCCGCATCTCGGTTGCTCGCCGTCATCCAAGTTCGCGCCAGGTGCACAACCTTCGCTGCCAGATGACTGGGAAGGTGGTTTCCTATGTCCATGCCATGGCTCGACTTTCGATTTGGCTGGCCGTGTATTTAAGAACAAGCCTGCTCCAAACAATCTTGATGTTCCGCGTCATATGTATTTGTCGGATACCAGGATTCTGATTGGTAAAGACGAGAAAGGTGAGGCTTAA
- the mscL gene encoding large conductance mechanosensitive channel protein MscL: MSMLEEFKAFAVKGNVIDLAVGVIIGGAFGKIVDSLVQDIIMPIIGRIFGGLDFSNYYVALNGQAASMTLVEAKKAGAVLAYGNFITILLNFLILAFIIFQMVRLVNKVRTATPPAADPESTVLLREIRDSLKK; this comes from the coding sequence ATGAGCATGCTTGAAGAATTTAAGGCATTTGCAGTCAAGGGGAACGTGATTGATCTTGCTGTCGGTGTGATTATTGGCGGAGCCTTCGGAAAAATTGTGGATTCTCTAGTGCAGGACATAATCATGCCGATCATCGGCAGGATTTTTGGCGGCCTCGACTTTTCTAATTACTACGTCGCCCTGAACGGGCAGGCAGCGTCGATGACATTAGTCGAAGCGAAAAAAGCTGGCGCTGTATTGGCGTATGGCAATTTCATCACTATTTTGCTGAACTTCCTTATCTTAGCCTTCATCATTTTTCAGATGGTACGATTGGTCAACAAGGTCAGAACCGCAACGCCACCCGCTGCTGATCCTGAAAGCACCGTGTTGCTAAGAGAAATTCGCGACTCTCTCAAAAAATAA
- a CDS encoding anti-sigma factor domain-containing protein, with product MNILQNQALLEKLAAEFVLGTLRGGARRRFESYLLDSAALRLTVAEWQDRLYPMAEMTPASKPSVSVWLTIEKRLGLQILAARKRKASFWLSLREDLSFWRGLGLVSTTAALILVSLLMTKQLAPIPVAPVTSYVAMLSDDKATPIAVVTAAQNGQMVVKVIAAQSVAADKSLELWAVPKEGPPRSLGLVAANGSVTLPLPANATPQSIPILAVTLEPKGGSPNPNGPTGPVVFKGAWVQI from the coding sequence ATGAATATTCTTCAAAACCAAGCATTATTAGAGAAGTTAGCAGCAGAGTTTGTGCTTGGCACACTACGCGGCGGGGCACGCCGACGCTTTGAAAGCTATTTGCTCGACAGTGCAGCGCTGCGACTGACGGTGGCGGAATGGCAAGACCGTTTGTATCCAATGGCAGAAATGACTCCGGCGAGTAAGCCATCGGTAAGCGTATGGCTCACCATTGAAAAACGCCTTGGACTACAAATACTCGCAGCGCGCAAACGCAAAGCATCATTCTGGCTATCACTACGAGAAGATCTGAGTTTCTGGCGCGGGCTTGGCTTGGTGTCTACCACCGCAGCTTTGATTTTGGTATCGCTGCTAATGACTAAACAACTGGCACCCATTCCGGTTGCACCGGTCACGTCTTACGTCGCGATGTTGAGCGATGATAAAGCAACACCCATTGCCGTGGTGACTGCGGCACAGAATGGTCAGATGGTTGTGAAAGTGATCGCAGCGCAATCGGTGGCGGCTGATAAGAGTCTCGAATTGTGGGCGGTTCCAAAAGAGGGTCCACCACGTTCGCTGGGTCTGGTTGCAGCCAATGGCAGTGTGACATTGCCTCTACCTGCGAATGCTACGCCACAATCGATACCAATATTGGCTGTAACGTTGGAGCCAAAAGGAGGCTCACCGAATCCAAACGGACCAACAGGACCGGTCGTATTCAAGGGAGCGTGGGTTCAAATATAA